A stretch of the Saccharolobus caldissimus genome encodes the following:
- a CDS encoding Lrp/AsnC family transcriptional regulator: MSDSKKRVVDLDAIDRRLLIELTRDARTSLRRLAEEMNVSPATLHNRMTRMVQEGIIKSFVALIDYAKLGFTLTSIIMAKVDGKHLVEFEKEIANVDNVIAVYDVVGEYDVVIIAKFRSVEELDSFLKQLLKNPKIERTYTSIVLNVVKEDPRIRIF; the protein is encoded by the coding sequence ATGTCGGACAGTAAAAAAAGAGTAGTGGATTTAGACGCAATAGATAGGAGGTTATTAATCGAATTAACTAGAGACGCGAGAACAAGTTTAAGAAGACTTGCAGAAGAGATGAACGTTTCACCTGCAACTTTACATAACAGAATGACGAGAATGGTTCAAGAGGGTATAATAAAGAGTTTCGTAGCACTAATAGATTATGCTAAATTAGGTTTCACATTAACTAGTATTATAATGGCAAAAGTGGATGGGAAGCATTTAGTAGAATTCGAAAAGGAGATTGCGAATGTGGATAACGTAATAGCAGTTTACGACGTAGTAGGGGAATATGATGTTGTAATTATAGCTAAGTTCAGAAGTGTAGAGGAATTAGATAGTTTTCTAAAGCAATTACTTAAAAATCCAAAAATAGAAAGAACGTATACTAGCATAGTTTTAAATGTTGTAAAAGAGGACCCAAGAATACGAATATTTTAA
- a CDS encoding RPA12/RPB9/RPC11 RNA polymerase family protein, with protein sequence MQKFLYYLIALFSLMKFCPKCGGLMVPTKKDGKEMLRCSKCGYEMTLSEKEKKEYSVKETKDKSSKVLTTSIVSDKQGRNLSEELEHEREEYYKEIGLELLREEFEGSEEEESGEE encoded by the coding sequence ATGCAAAAATTTTTATACTATCTTATCGCTTTATTTTCACTTATGAAGTTCTGTCCTAAATGTGGAGGATTAATGGTACCAACGAAAAAAGATGGTAAGGAGATGTTAAGATGTAGTAAATGTGGATATGAGATGACATTAAGTGAAAAGGAAAAGAAGGAGTACAGTGTAAAGGAGACTAAAGATAAAAGTAGCAAAGTATTAACAACCTCAATTGTAAGTGATAAACAAGGAAGGAATCTAAGTGAAGAATTAGAGCATGAGAGAGAAGAATATTATAAGGAAATAGGTCTAGAATTATTAAGAGAAGAATTTGAAGGTAGTGAAGAGGAAGAGAGTGGTGAAGAATAA
- a CDS encoding B12-binding domain-containing radical SAM protein, whose product MNFLDQTFDFILTTDRCLMTNHHGKEFLGFLGTGPAVGVPESIWKWLACPKMKVDDLGRPKEAPYGMRKIEAKLLDEGFRAAIIDPDYLDKYLKNAKALLLSHHDYFAFGPPSSTWWGITKKEPINYKSFQALINKPEIQEAKKRGMKIIVGGPSTWQWLWREDMIEKVGVDTLVDGEGEKIVVKLAQMVLNNEPLPKYIYVSGDDVPDIDDIPEIKGASVNGMIEIMRGCARSCRFCSVTIRPTRYYPLEKIEKELQTNVKAGIKHGIIHSDDVLFYGAVGIYPRPEPLIKLHTLVKKYYKTIAWSHASLAAIRYSEEKYGLISKIGEIIFDDQQNYLGVEVGIETGSVRLAKEIMPAKSAPYKPEEYPETVEEAFKIMHENKIIPAGTMIVGLPEETEDDVYRTIELVDNLRPYRSILVPMFFVPMGYFKNKDWFTRVKLSEAHIELYRKVFWHDVYWAENIIDSFYMKSPVYLPVRFALKMFLRFAKKKMKQVEKWLESQLKK is encoded by the coding sequence GTGAATTTTTTGGATCAGACATTTGACTTCATATTAACAACAGATAGATGTCTAATGACGAATCATCATGGAAAGGAATTTTTAGGGTTTTTAGGAACAGGCCCTGCTGTAGGAGTACCAGAAAGCATATGGAAATGGTTAGCTTGTCCTAAGATGAAAGTAGATGATTTAGGAAGACCTAAAGAGGCTCCATATGGGATGAGGAAAATTGAAGCTAAATTATTAGATGAAGGCTTTAGGGCAGCAATTATAGATCCAGACTATTTAGATAAGTACTTAAAGAATGCTAAAGCCCTATTGTTATCTCATCATGATTATTTTGCCTTCGGTCCTCCATCTTCAACGTGGTGGGGTATAACTAAAAAAGAGCCTATAAATTATAAGAGTTTTCAAGCGTTAATAAATAAACCAGAGATACAAGAGGCTAAGAAAAGAGGAATGAAGATAATTGTAGGAGGGCCATCAACCTGGCAGTGGTTGTGGAGAGAGGATATGATAGAAAAAGTAGGTGTTGATACTTTAGTGGATGGAGAAGGTGAAAAAATAGTAGTAAAATTAGCTCAAATGGTGCTTAATAATGAACCCTTACCTAAATATATTTACGTAAGTGGCGATGATGTTCCAGATATAGACGACATACCAGAGATAAAGGGTGCAAGTGTTAACGGTATGATAGAAATAATGAGGGGATGTGCAAGATCTTGCAGATTCTGTTCAGTAACAATAAGACCAACTAGATATTATCCTCTAGAAAAAATTGAGAAAGAACTTCAAACTAACGTAAAAGCAGGAATAAAACATGGTATAATTCACAGTGATGATGTATTATTTTATGGCGCAGTTGGAATATATCCGAGACCAGAGCCTCTAATAAAACTTCATACTCTTGTTAAAAAATACTATAAAACTATAGCGTGGAGTCATGCGAGTTTAGCCGCAATTAGATATTCTGAGGAAAAATATGGACTAATTAGCAAAATAGGGGAAATAATATTTGATGATCAACAAAACTATTTAGGTGTAGAAGTAGGGATTGAAACTGGATCGGTAAGGCTAGCTAAGGAAATAATGCCCGCTAAGTCAGCCCCATATAAGCCAGAGGAATATCCAGAAACTGTAGAAGAGGCGTTTAAGATAATGCATGAAAATAAGATAATACCAGCTGGTACAATGATTGTAGGTTTGCCAGAGGAAACGGAAGATGATGTATATAGAACCATAGAGTTAGTAGATAACTTAAGGCCTTATAGAAGTATACTAGTGCCCATGTTTTTTGTACCTATGGGATACTTTAAAAATAAGGACTGGTTTACTAGAGTGAAACTAAGTGAAGCTCACATAGAACTATATAGGAAGGTATTTTGGCACGATGTATATTGGGCTGAAAATATTATAGACTCATTTTACATGAAAAGCCCGGTATATTTACCCGTTAGATTCGCGTTAAAGATGTTCTTAAGGTTTGCTAAGAAAAAAATGAAACAAGTTGAAAAGTGGTTAGAGAGTCAGTTAAAGAAATAA
- the serS gene encoding serine--tRNA ligase, whose protein sequence is MSWSILELLRKNPEELKNNLKKRFIDVSLVDKAIELDKKWRQILQEVEKLRHQHNVLSSQISKSTGEERKKKIEESKQLLTILEEKEKELDEIEKERDEILSSLPNLVYDDVPIGPNENYNIPIKFWGKFKVYRDDLNSFLEQTKGANVEYEIINWKPKGHAEMLEDVLHLGNTLKASEIAGSRFYYLFNDLVWLDLALLLFAIDYMTQQGYTLVLPPYMLRGEVIQSVIDLDTFKDAIYKIENEDLYLIATAEHPIAAMFFKEEIEKDKLPLKFVGISPAFRKEAGAANKDLKGIFRVHQFHKVEQFIFSPPEDSWKYHAELISNAESIFQQLGLPYRIVNIASGDLGACAAKKFDLEVWMPAQAKFREMVSCSNCTDWQAFRMKIRFVDRKNNKKGYVHTLNSTAVASTRTITAILENYQREDGVVEIPKVLRRYLEVFPKAPKDYIYPLKNKII, encoded by the coding sequence ATGTCTTGGAGTATCTTAGAACTTTTGCGAAAGAATCCAGAAGAATTGAAAAATAACTTAAAAAAGAGATTTATAGATGTTTCTTTAGTAGACAAGGCTATAGAATTAGATAAGAAATGGAGACAGATATTACAGGAAGTTGAGAAATTAAGACATCAACATAACGTTTTAAGCTCTCAAATTTCTAAAAGCACTGGAGAAGAAAGAAAGAAAAAAATTGAAGAAAGTAAGCAGTTGTTAACTATTTTGGAAGAGAAAGAAAAGGAATTAGATGAAATAGAAAAGGAAAGAGATGAAATACTTTCCTCATTACCAAATCTGGTTTACGACGATGTACCAATAGGTCCTAACGAAAATTATAATATACCCATTAAATTTTGGGGAAAATTCAAAGTATATAGGGATGATCTGAATAGTTTTCTTGAACAAACTAAGGGAGCAAACGTAGAATATGAGATAATTAATTGGAAACCTAAGGGACATGCAGAGATGCTTGAAGACGTTCTGCACTTAGGAAATACACTTAAAGCATCTGAAATAGCGGGATCTAGATTCTATTACCTATTTAATGATTTAGTCTGGCTTGATTTAGCGTTACTATTATTTGCAATAGATTATATGACCCAGCAGGGATATACATTAGTTTTACCCCCTTATATGCTAAGGGGAGAAGTTATTCAGTCTGTAATTGATTTAGACACGTTCAAAGATGCCATATACAAAATAGAGAATGAGGACCTTTATTTAATTGCCACAGCCGAACATCCAATAGCTGCTATGTTTTTTAAAGAGGAGATTGAGAAAGATAAATTGCCATTAAAATTTGTTGGGATAAGTCCTGCGTTTAGAAAAGAGGCAGGTGCAGCTAATAAGGACTTGAAGGGAATATTTAGAGTACATCAATTTCATAAAGTGGAACAATTTATTTTCTCTCCTCCAGAGGATAGTTGGAAATATCACGCTGAACTTATCTCCAATGCGGAGAGTATATTTCAACAGTTAGGTCTTCCTTATAGGATAGTAAATATAGCATCTGGAGACTTAGGAGCTTGTGCAGCTAAGAAATTCGATCTTGAGGTTTGGATGCCAGCTCAAGCTAAGTTCAGAGAAATGGTAAGCTGTAGTAATTGTACGGATTGGCAGGCATTTAGGATGAAGATAAGATTTGTAGATAGGAAAAATAATAAGAAAGGATACGTTCACACGCTTAATAGTACTGCAGTAGCCAGTACAAGAACTATCACAGCAATCTTAGAGAATTATCAAAGAGAAGATGGAGTAGTGGAAATTCCTAAAGTATTAAGGAGATATCTAGAAGTATTCCCTAAAGCTCCAAAAGATTATATATATCCATTAAAAAACAAAATAATATAA
- a CDS encoding metal-sulfur cluster assembly factor, translating into MSTQQEKVDKEEWKKKIMEALKDVYDPEIPVDIVNLGLIYDLKIDDEGNVYLRLGLTAPGCPVIDDLIYTVEQVIKETVPARSVEVDIDLDTQWTPLKMTPEGREKFKQLYGYDIVEMWVQTYGLPTDEQK; encoded by the coding sequence ATGAGTACACAACAAGAAAAAGTGGATAAGGAAGAATGGAAGAAAAAAATAATGGAAGCGTTAAAAGATGTATATGATCCTGAAATTCCAGTAGATATTGTGAATTTAGGGTTAATATATGATTTAAAAATTGACGATGAAGGCAATGTTTATTTAAGGTTAGGTTTAACTGCACCAGGTTGCCCAGTTATTGATGATTTAATCTATACTGTGGAACAAGTAATAAAGGAAACCGTGCCAGCTAGAAGTGTAGAAGTTGATATAGATCTAGACACTCAGTGGACTCCTTTGAAGATGACTCCAGAAGGCAGAGAGAAGTTTAAACAGCTATATGGCTACGACATAGTGGAAATGTGGGTACAAACGTATGGACTACCTACTGATGAGCAGAAGTAA
- the hisI gene encoding phosphoribosyl-AMP cyclohydrolase, producing MANMLNFRHEDNTVIAVLQDYITNEVLMVGNMNREALVKTLTTGYVHFWSLSRKKIWLKGETSKNFQIVEEIRIDCDADAILIKVKPLGPTCHTGNRSCFYRSHYDIVNSKS from the coding sequence ATAGCTAACATGTTAAATTTTAGACATGAGGATAACACTGTTATTGCAGTTCTTCAAGATTATATCACTAATGAAGTATTAATGGTAGGAAATATGAATAGGGAAGCCCTAGTCAAAACCCTTACTACTGGTTATGTCCATTTTTGGTCACTAAGCAGGAAGAAAATATGGTTAAAGGGTGAGACAAGTAAAAATTTTCAAATAGTTGAAGAGATAAGAATTGATTGTGACGCAGACGCTATATTAATTAAGGTTAAACCTTTAGGACCTACATGCCATACCGGTAATCGTTCTTGTTTCTATAGAAGTCATTATGATATTGTTAATAGTAAGAGTTAA
- the hisH gene encoding imidazole glycerol phosphate synthase subunit HisH translates to MRALIINYGVGNLYSISAALRRIGLDVTIENKPDKGYDLIVFPGVGAFSAVSSFILEYKDLLDDLKKSGTSFLGVCLGMQIMFEKGTEGGESKGLGWFNGIVDKIKSNVKLPHIGWDLIFESKKGCELTDGLDKKYVYYVHSYVAYPKDDKYVFMKSKYGIEYPALICDKNVIGTQFHPEKSSNSGKIFLENLKGWLKR, encoded by the coding sequence ATGAGAGCATTAATAATCAATTACGGAGTTGGAAATTTGTATAGTATTTCGGCAGCATTAAGAAGAATTGGATTAGATGTAACCATAGAAAATAAACCAGATAAAGGCTATGACTTAATTGTATTTCCAGGTGTAGGCGCATTTAGTGCAGTTTCAAGCTTCATTTTAGAGTATAAAGATCTGTTAGACGATCTTAAGAAAAGTGGTACTAGTTTCTTAGGTGTCTGCCTGGGTATGCAAATAATGTTTGAGAAGGGAACTGAAGGTGGAGAAAGTAAAGGTCTTGGATGGTTTAATGGTATAGTAGATAAAATTAAGTCAAATGTTAAATTACCTCATATAGGTTGGGATTTAATATTCGAAAGTAAAAAAGGTTGTGAATTAACTGATGGTCTAGATAAAAAATATGTATATTACGTACATAGCTATGTAGCATACCCTAAAGATGATAAATATGTTTTCATGAAAAGTAAGTATGGTATAGAATATCCTGCCTTAATATGTGATAAAAATGTAATTGGTACACAATTTCATCCAGAAAAAAGTAGTAATAGTGGAAAAATTTTTCTAGAAAATCTAAAGGGGTGGCTTAAACGTTAA
- the hisE gene encoding phosphoribosyl-ATP diphosphatase, with protein MNKNEIISEIYSIILDRINRRPQGSYTAEIVNKGKGYVARKVGEESVEVIVASLTEGKERFISEVADLIYHLLVLMALEGVTPEDIYKELERRRK; from the coding sequence ATGAACAAAAATGAAATAATAAGCGAAATATATAGTATAATTCTTGATAGAATAAATAGAAGGCCTCAAGGAAGCTACACCGCTGAAATAGTAAATAAGGGGAAGGGGTATGTTGCAAGGAAAGTTGGGGAAGAGTCTGTAGAGGTAATAGTTGCATCTCTTACAGAAGGCAAAGAGAGGTTTATAAGTGAGGTAGCTGATTTAATTTATCATTTATTAGTATTAATGGCACTAGAGGGGGTTACCCCAGAAGATATCTATAAAGAATTAGAGAGGAGAAGGAAATGA
- the hisD gene encoding histidinol dehydrogenase, translating into MILRSLPETRPNDFSKAIPIVKEIIENVKTYGDKALYEFTEKFDKIKISNIKVNKEEIEIQASKLDNKIKKAIDIIYEQLKTFHQITMPPNIGGGFQGISFGILWKSIERVGIYVPGGKYAYPSTLLMAGVPAKVAGVKEIYVATPPSSESALNPALAYISIKLGVTEIYKVGGAQAIAALAFGTESVKKVDKIVGPGNIYVQAAKYLVSNVVGIDGIEGPTELVIIADETAKAEHVTLDMKAQAEHGENTFIVLLSHSEELIREIESKLKDDSGTYYIIKTKDIDESIELANIIAPEHLSLYVKEPLSVINRINNAGAISLGITPPALIDYAAGPNHILPTNGWARIRGGLTVYDFLKPIMYANLREVNKELFESSIILANYEGFVIHGKSIGVRYEQK; encoded by the coding sequence ATAATTTTACGTAGCTTACCCGAAACTAGACCTAATGACTTTAGTAAAGCAATTCCAATTGTAAAGGAGATTATAGAAAATGTGAAAACTTATGGCGATAAAGCTCTATATGAATTCACCGAGAAATTCGATAAAATAAAAATAAGTAATATAAAGGTTAATAAAGAAGAGATAGAAATTCAAGCGTCAAAACTAGATAATAAAATTAAAAAAGCAATAGATATTATATATGAACAACTGAAAACATTTCATCAAATAACGATGCCCCCCAATATAGGAGGCGGATTCCAAGGAATCTCATTCGGAATATTATGGAAAAGTATAGAAAGAGTAGGAATATACGTACCAGGAGGGAAATATGCGTACCCTTCAACACTACTAATGGCAGGAGTTCCAGCTAAAGTTGCTGGTGTAAAAGAAATATACGTTGCAACTCCACCTTCTTCTGAAAGCGCTTTAAATCCAGCCTTAGCTTATATTTCAATTAAATTGGGAGTTACAGAAATTTATAAAGTAGGAGGAGCGCAAGCTATCGCTGCGCTGGCATTTGGAACAGAGTCCGTTAAGAAAGTGGATAAAATTGTTGGTCCAGGCAACATTTACGTTCAAGCTGCAAAATATTTGGTAAGTAATGTCGTAGGAATAGACGGAATTGAAGGTCCTACAGAATTAGTGATAATAGCAGATGAGACGGCAAAGGCTGAACACGTTACATTAGATATGAAGGCTCAGGCTGAACACGGGGAGAATACGTTTATTGTACTTTTATCACATAGTGAGGAATTAATAAGAGAGATAGAAAGTAAATTAAAGGATGATAGTGGAACGTATTACATCATAAAGACTAAAGATATAGATGAATCAATAGAACTTGCTAACATTATAGCTCCAGAACATCTATCGTTATATGTTAAAGAACCTTTATCAGTAATAAACAGAATAAATAATGCTGGTGCAATAAGCTTAGGGATAACCCCTCCAGCCCTAATAGACTACGCAGCAGGACCAAATCATATATTACCAACTAACGGCTGGGCTAGGATAAGAGGTGGTTTAACAGTTTATGATTTCCTTAAACCGATAATGTATGCAAATCTACGTGAAGTGAATAAGGAGTTATTCGAATCTTCCATAATTTTAGCTAATTATGAGGGATTCGTTATTCATGGCAAAAGTATAGGTGTTAGATATGAACAAAAATGA